One genomic window of Camelina sativa cultivar DH55 chromosome 5, Cs, whole genome shotgun sequence includes the following:
- the LOC104789229 gene encoding probable LRR receptor-like serine/threonine-protein kinase At2g28960 translates to MDGRQGLKCALIMFTFLGLLHLIQAQDQQGFISLDCGLPPNQSPYIEPKTKLNFTSDAGFIQSGKRGRIVDVWEYTYQQYNALRYFPDGTRHCYTLRVNQGINYLIRAGFVYGNYDGLNRHPRFDIYVGTNLWTTVNADTAQDNEIIHMAQSNSLQICLVKTGTTAPFISTLELRPLRNDAYSTQSGSLQLISREYYKQDKDQILRYPDDVYDRQWFLSYIDFDFVFDFDFPHQREINTTLTVNSSNPFDLPKVIARSGATPKNACHPLSIYKYADSPSDNFVFYLHFAELQNLQSNETREFDIIINGNILNSAYSPKKLQIETIFNRSPKKCDGRECGTELVKTGKSTLPPLLNAYEVYNVMEFPYSVTYPADVAALKNIQAAYRLNIISWEGDPCLPEQWKWKYVECNYTTPPRIISLDLSSKALSGVIVPSFQNLTQLQRLDLSNNSLSGSVPEYLATMKSLLIINLSWNKLKGRVPQVLLDRKKNGLQLMMDENPKLCVDDFCKIKNKSILIPVGASIVGLVLIVALLVLFFVFKRKGTQKARNNQPFKSSILTKKRRFTYPEVEAITNNFQRVIGEGGFGIVYHGSLSDTEKVAVKLLSQSPTQGHKQFKEEVELLLRVHHVNLVSLVGYCFEEDHLALVYEYTTNGDLKQHLSGERGGATLSWENRLNIATDIAQGLEYLHTGCRPPMIHRDVKTTNILIDENFQAKLVDFGLARSFPTGNETHMTTIVAGTPGYLDPEYNQTNWLTEKSDVYSFGIVLLEIITTQSVIDQNREKPHIAEWVGFMLTNRGIENIVDPSLAGDYDSSSIWKFIELAVACVNPSSLGRPTMSHVVNELKECLVSENSRKGGTTEMESKSSFEPSMQFAGGVTPVPR, encoded by the exons ATGGATGGCCGTCAGGGACTAAAATGTGCCCTGATCATGTTCACTTTCCTCGGTTTATTACATCTTATTCAAGCTCAGGATCAACAAG GATTCATTAGCTTGGATTGTGGGCTACCCCCAAACCAGTCTCCGTATATcgaaccaaaaaccaaattaaatttcaCATCTGACGCTGGTTTTATCCAAAGTGGAAAGCGTGGTCGAATTGTGGATGTATGGGAGTATACCTACCAACAGTATAATGCTTTGCGATATTTCCCAGATGGAACACGCCACTGCTATACTCTGAGGGTCAACCAAGGCATCAATTATCTAATTAGAGCTGGGTTCGTCTATGGAAACTATGATGGCCTTAATAGACATCCAagatttgatatatatgttgGGACTAATTTGTGGACAACGGTGAATGCGGACACCGCACAAGACAACGAGATTATCCACATGGCACAGTCAAATTCGTTACAGATTTGCCTTGTTAAAACCGGAACAACTGCACCTTTCATATCAACCTTGGAACTACGGCCTTTAAGAAATGATGCTTATTCTACACAATCAGGTTCCTTGCAACTCATATCTCGGGAATATTATAAGCAAGACAAAGATCAAATCTTACG GTATCCTGATGATGTGTACGATCGGCAATGGTTTCTATCAtacattgattttgattttgtctttgattttgatttcccaCATCAAAGAGAAATAAACACCACCCTTACTGTGAATTCCTCTAATCCCTTTGATCTACCGAAAGTTATAGCTAGGTCCGGTGCAACGCCCAAAAATGCCTGTCACCCATTGAGTATTTACAAATATGCAGATAGCCCCagtgataattttgttttttatcttcACTTCGCTGAGCTCCAAAACCTTCAATCCAACGAAACCAGGGAATTCGACATTATAATTAAcggaaatattttaaattcggCGTATAGTCCCAAGAAGTTACAGATAGAAACCATATTCAACAGATCACCAAAGAAATGTGATGGTCGTGAATGCGGCACGGAGTTGGTGAAGACAGGGAAATCAACTCTTCCACCTCTACTCAACGCTTATGAGGTTTACAACGTTATGGAATTTCCATATTCAGTAACATATCCAGCCGATG TTGCTGCTCTCAAGAATATTCAAGCCGCCTATCGATTGAACATAATTAGTTGGGAAGGAGATCCTTGCCTCCCAGAACAATGGAAATGGAAATATGTAGAATGCAACTATACTACTCCCCCAAGAATCATTTCCTT AGACTTATCATCAAAAGCATTGAGTGGGGTCATAGTTCCTAGCTTCCAAAATTTGACTCAACTACAGAGACT GGATTTATCAAATAACAGTCTGTCTGGAAGTGTGCCCGAATACCTAGCCACCATGAAGTCGTTGTTGATCAT AAACCTAAGTTGGAACAAACTCAAAGGCCGGGTTCCTCAAGTCCTTCTTGACAGGAAAAAAAATGGGCTACAGTTGAT GATGGACGAAAACCCAAAGCTTTGCGTGGATGATTTctgcaaaattaaaaacaagagTATTCTTATACCAGTTGGTGCGTCGATTGTTGGATTGGTACTTATTGTGGCTCTGTtggttctcttttttgttttcaaaagaaaaggaacGCAGAAAG CTCGAAATAATCAACCATTTAAGTCATCAATTTTAACGAAGAAAAGGAGGTTTACATATCCAGAGGTTGAAGCCATAACAAATAACTTTCAAAGAGTTATTGGGGAAGGAGGGTTTGGAATCGTCTATCATGGTTCCTTGAGTGATACTGAAAAAGTAGCTGTAAAACTGCTCTCTCAGTCACCAACTCAAGGCCACAAGCAATTTAAGGAAGAG GTGGAGCTGCTTCTGAGGGTTCACCATGTAAATTTGGTAAGTCTTGTTGGATATTGTTTCGAAGAAGACCACTTAGCTCTAGTCTATGAGTACACAACCAACGGAGATTTAAAACAACATTTGTCAG GAGAACGTGGTGGCGCCACTCTGAGCTGGGAAAATAGACTTAACATCGCAACAGACATTGCACAAG GACTAGAGTACTTACATACAGGATGCAGACCACCAATGATTCATAGAGATGTCAAGACTACAAACATACTTATCGACGAGAACTTCCAAGCTAAACTTGTTGATTTTGGGCTTGCTAGATCATTTCCAACCGGGAATGAAACACATATGACAACAATCGTTGCTGGCACCCCGGGATATCTTGACCCCGA atATAACCAAACAAATTGGTTGACTGAGAAGAGTGACGTTTACAGCTTTGGGATCGTGTTATTGGAAATAATCACAACCCAGTCTGTGATAGATCAAAACCGTGAAAAACCTCACATTGCAGAATGGGTTGGTTTTATGCTTACCAATAGAGGCATTGAAAATATTGTGGATCCAAGTCTCGCAGGGGATTATGACTCCAGCtctatttggaaatttattgaACTCGCAGTAGCATGCGTGAATCCTTCTTCTTTGGGGAGACCAACCATGTCTCACGTTgttaatgaattaaaagaatGTCTCGTATCTGAGAATTCAAGGAAAGGAGGTACAACAGAGATGGAATCAAAAAGTTCTTTTGAACCGAGCATGCAGTTTGCAGGAGGGGTAACCCCTGTTCCACGCTAA